Proteins co-encoded in one Trueperella abortisuis genomic window:
- the fmt gene encoding methionyl-tRNA formyltransferase codes for MRIIFAGTPDTSVPSLDKLNEDHEVLAVLTRAPAPVGRKRVLTKSPVHERAQELGLPVLTPRSLRDAQVQAQIAELAPEAVAVVAYGLLVPEELLGLPAHGWLNLHFSLLPRWRGAAPVQYAIAHGDTVTGTAVFQIESGLDTGPVYDVREHPIAESDTAESLLAVLAQSGAAQLSQVLAEIESGHAQARPQEGVATLAPRLTSKDARIDWSQPAEVVSARTRGWWPAPGAWSDMDGKRVKLGPAAVTDIEGLRPGQIGEGGVVGTGTTAVRLSRVGPAGKAWMESADWIRGLHGKASFEVRQ; via the coding sequence GTGCGTATCATCTTTGCAGGAACACCCGACACCTCGGTTCCCTCACTCGACAAGTTGAACGAGGACCACGAGGTCCTCGCTGTGCTCACCCGTGCCCCGGCGCCGGTGGGCCGCAAGCGTGTGTTGACCAAGTCGCCCGTCCACGAACGCGCGCAGGAGTTGGGCCTGCCGGTCCTGACCCCGCGTAGTCTTCGGGACGCCCAGGTCCAGGCGCAGATCGCGGAGTTGGCTCCCGAGGCGGTGGCAGTAGTCGCCTACGGTCTGCTCGTCCCGGAGGAGCTACTTGGGCTGCCCGCCCACGGCTGGCTCAACCTTCACTTTTCCCTGCTTCCGCGCTGGCGCGGGGCGGCTCCCGTGCAGTACGCCATCGCCCACGGGGATACGGTGACGGGCACGGCCGTATTCCAGATCGAGTCCGGGTTGGACACCGGTCCGGTCTACGACGTGCGCGAACACCCCATCGCCGAATCTGACACCGCCGAGTCCCTGCTCGCCGTGCTCGCCCAGTCCGGCGCGGCGCAACTCTCGCAGGTTCTGGCCGAGATCGAGTCCGGCCACGCTCAGGCGCGGCCCCAGGAGGGAGTGGCGACTCTCGCACCGCGGCTCACCTCCAAGGACGCCCGGATCGACTGGTCCCAACCGGCTGAGGTGGTGTCGGCCCGTACCCGCGGCTGGTGGCCCGCCCCCGGGGCGTGGTCCGATATGGACGGCAAGCGCGTCAAACTCGGCCCGGCCGCCGTCACCGATATCGAGGGCCTGCGCCCCGGACAGATCGGCGAAGGTGGCGTGGTAGGCACGGGAACTACGGCCGTCCGGCTGTCCCGGGTGGGTCCGGCAGGCAAGGCGTGGATGGAAAGCGCGGACTGGATCCGGGGACTACACGGTAAGGCGAGCTTTGAGGTGAGGCAGTGA
- a CDS encoding DUF3866 family protein, producing the protein MNWQHATLVAKHKTWGEAAEFDAELPGGQLVRALAYIPQVGEPRVGESVLVTTATHDRGLGTGGFVMIVAIPGRLPAYTPGPGHVVKARYTPLQYMVMGVDEQESPYHTLLRDADSIAGMPVIAADLHSALPAIVAGIHAVRPGARIAYVMTDGGALPAWFSQTAHALREGDHILGTISAGQAYGGELEAVNVHTALLAARLVWQADIAVVTQGPGNLGTDTRWGFSGTSLGEALNAAHVLGGRPIAALRASQADPRSRHVGISHHSLTVLTRVVHVPCAVVVPQLPLPDDVASRLAEQVRQLKRDHLELVPYPAQHLDSVLRHPPAPLRTMGRSYEEDPLAFLAAAAAGEYAGKILPGSSAAGK; encoded by the coding sequence ATGAACTGGCAGCATGCGACACTCGTGGCAAAGCACAAAACCTGGGGCGAGGCGGCTGAGTTTGACGCCGAGCTCCCCGGCGGCCAGCTCGTTCGGGCCTTGGCCTACATTCCGCAGGTGGGTGAACCGCGGGTGGGCGAATCGGTGCTCGTCACCACCGCCACCCACGACCGCGGTCTTGGCACGGGCGGCTTCGTCATGATCGTCGCCATCCCCGGACGGCTGCCCGCCTACACCCCCGGGCCCGGCCATGTCGTCAAGGCACGCTACACGCCACTGCAGTACATGGTGATGGGGGTCGACGAACAGGAATCGCCCTACCACACCCTTCTGCGCGACGCCGACTCGATAGCCGGGATGCCCGTGATCGCCGCCGACCTCCACTCCGCCCTTCCCGCCATCGTTGCCGGGATCCACGCCGTGCGCCCGGGGGCACGCATCGCCTACGTCATGACCGACGGCGGAGCGCTTCCCGCGTGGTTCTCCCAGACTGCTCACGCACTGCGCGAGGGCGACCACATCCTCGGCACGATCTCTGCCGGTCAGGCCTACGGTGGCGAGCTCGAGGCCGTTAACGTCCACACGGCGCTCCTCGCCGCGCGCCTCGTGTGGCAGGCCGATATCGCGGTCGTCACCCAGGGGCCGGGGAACCTCGGCACCGACACCCGCTGGGGATTCTCCGGCACATCCCTCGGCGAGGCCCTCAACGCCGCGCACGTGCTCGGCGGGCGCCCCATCGCCGCCCTGCGTGCCTCACAGGCAGACCCGCGTAGCCGCCACGTCGGCATCTCCCACCATTCCTTGACGGTCCTCACCCGCGTGGTCCACGTGCCCTGCGCCGTCGTGGTACCGCAGCTGCCCCTACCCGACGACGTCGCCTCGCGCCTTGCCGAGCAGGTGCGTCAGCTCAAGCGGGATCACCTCGAGCTGGTGCCCTATCCGGCGCAGCATCTCGACAGCGTCCTGCGCCATCCCCCCGCTCCGCTACGCACGATGGGGCGTAGCTACGAGGAGGATCCGCTGGCCTTCCTCGCCGCCGCGGCCGCCGGCGAATACGCAGGAAAGATACTTCCCGGCAGCTCAGCTGCCGGGAAGTAG
- a CDS encoding diacylglycerol/lipid kinase family protein, with product MRVALALNPTSGKGRSDGYRAVLREVLGKYPVDMMWLPTGSREETFLAMREASAEADALIIVGGDGFIHNAVNAVGDSGVPVGIVAAGSGNDIAREFGLPIHCVHDSVHQIAACLMTGRHRDVDVMEISWEGGSERALAIVSVGIDADVNLRTNRMSWPKGNTRYLRALPGAIGGYQPFGARVTMDGHTAEGNMTLLSVANTRYFGGGFCISPGALPDDGLLDVVLTRGLRMPEIVGLLGRLIVYRHLADPRVHLYRTNEIRIEQGPGATLPVLMADGEEICRAPATVRILPKALRLAI from the coding sequence ATGAGAGTTGCGCTTGCGCTGAATCCCACTTCGGGTAAGGGGCGCTCGGATGGCTACCGGGCGGTCTTGCGCGAGGTGCTGGGCAAGTATCCCGTGGACATGATGTGGTTGCCCACCGGTTCGCGTGAGGAAACCTTCCTCGCGATGCGTGAGGCGAGCGCCGAGGCGGATGCGTTGATCATCGTGGGAGGTGACGGCTTCATCCACAACGCAGTCAATGCGGTGGGGGATTCGGGTGTGCCCGTCGGGATCGTGGCGGCCGGTTCGGGTAACGACATCGCCCGCGAGTTTGGCCTGCCCATCCACTGCGTCCACGACTCGGTTCACCAGATCGCGGCCTGCCTGATGACCGGCCGGCACCGCGACGTTGACGTCATGGAGATTAGTTGGGAGGGCGGTAGCGAGCGTGCGCTGGCCATCGTTTCTGTCGGCATTGACGCGGACGTGAACTTGCGCACGAACCGCATGTCCTGGCCTAAGGGCAACACGCGCTACCTGCGTGCGCTACCCGGCGCAATCGGAGGCTATCAGCCCTTCGGCGCGCGGGTGACGATGGACGGGCATACCGCCGAGGGCAACATGACGCTCCTGTCGGTTGCGAACACACGCTACTTCGGGGGAGGGTTTTGTATCTCTCCCGGTGCGCTTCCCGACGACGGCCTGCTCGACGTCGTCCTCACGCGCGGCCTGCGCATGCCCGAGATCGTCGGCCTGCTCGGGCGCCTCATCGTCTACCGCCACCTTGCTGACCCGCGCGTTCACCTATACCGCACCAATGAGATTCGCATCGAGCAGGGGCCAGGCGCCACGCTTCCGGTACTCATGGCCGACGGCGAGGAGATCTGCCGCGCGCCCGCCACCGTCCGGATACTGCCGAAAGCGCTGAGGCTGGCCATATGA
- a CDS encoding phosphoribosyl-ATP diphosphatase: MKTFEELFAELSTKAIERPEGSGSVKELDAGIHFIGKKIVEEAGEVWIAAEYQSDEELAEEASQLLYHLQLMLIARGLTLADVYRYL; encoded by the coding sequence GTGAAAACGTTTGAAGAGCTGTTTGCGGAACTGTCGACGAAGGCCATTGAGCGCCCCGAAGGTTCGGGGTCGGTCAAGGAGCTAGATGCTGGGATTCATTTCATCGGCAAGAAGATCGTGGAGGAGGCTGGCGAGGTTTGGATTGCCGCCGAGTACCAGTCTGATGAGGAGCTGGCCGAGGAGGCATCCCAGTTGCTCTACCATCTTCAGCTCATGCTCATCGCCCGCGGCCTGACCTTGGCCGACGTTTACCGGTACCTCTAG
- a CDS encoding ABC transporter permease, protein MKRMTWAAPITVGVVAMIAWIALTETGVVAEWILPSPRQVGQRLFAGLGKGYLVDGTLQTLYEALLGCFFAALIGIPLGFAIAHWRALAASVQPYLAASQAIPAVAIAPMLVIWVGYGTTPIVVLCTIMVVFPIVINTTVGAKSIDPDIIGAARLDGAGSLRLVGMIELPLAAPNILAGLRNGFTLSITGAVVGEMVIGGRDGLGIVLVGAQALNDISGMFAAIVILAVCAILIYVLLLIAESRAVLAVEGRKGRK, encoded by the coding sequence ATGAAGCGGATGACATGGGCGGCACCGATCACGGTCGGCGTCGTTGCGATGATTGCCTGGATTGCGCTGACCGAGACGGGCGTGGTGGCGGAGTGGATTCTGCCCAGCCCCCGTCAGGTTGGCCAGCGGCTTTTCGCCGGGCTCGGCAAAGGCTACCTGGTCGACGGCACGCTCCAGACGCTGTACGAGGCGCTCCTGGGGTGCTTCTTCGCGGCGCTCATCGGCATTCCGCTCGGCTTCGCTATCGCCCATTGGCGGGCGCTGGCGGCGTCGGTTCAACCCTATCTGGCGGCTTCCCAGGCCATCCCTGCGGTCGCCATCGCACCCATGCTCGTGATCTGGGTGGGCTACGGAACGACCCCCATCGTCGTGCTGTGTACGATCATGGTCGTGTTCCCCATCGTCATCAATACGACGGTGGGAGCCAAAAGCATCGACCCAGACATCATCGGGGCCGCCCGCCTCGACGGTGCCGGGTCACTTCGCCTGGTGGGGATGATTGAGCTTCCCCTGGCGGCGCCGAACATCTTGGCCGGCCTGCGCAACGGCTTCACGCTGTCGATCACGGGTGCGGTAGTTGGGGAGATGGTCATCGGCGGCCGTGACGGGCTGGGCATCGTCCTCGTCGGGGCGCAGGCGCTCAATGACATCTCGGGCATGTTCGCCGCGATCGTCATCTTGGCAGTGTGCGCGATCCTGATCTACGTTCTCTTGCTCATCGCAGAATCCAGGGCCGTCTTGGCCGTGGAAGGAAGAAAAGGTAGAAAATGA
- the rpe gene encoding ribulose-phosphate 3-epimerase, with translation MRISPSILNCDFSDLRGELTKIRNADWAHVDIMDNHFVPNLTMGVPIVESIVGISQIPVDTHLMIEDPDRWAPAYAEAGAKSVTFHAEAAAAPLRLARELRAMGVRAGLGLKPATPIEPYLDILDEFDMILIMTVEPGFGGQSFIESMMAKVARTRDAVNKSGLDVWIQVDGGISRETIEIAADAGADTFVAGSAVYKSEDAYAEVEALRELASRHTHSR, from the coding sequence ATGAGAATCTCCCCATCCATCCTCAATTGTGACTTTTCGGACCTGCGCGGCGAACTGACCAAGATCCGTAACGCCGACTGGGCACACGTAGACATCATGGACAACCACTTCGTGCCCAACCTGACGATGGGCGTCCCGATCGTGGAGTCGATCGTCGGGATCTCGCAGATTCCGGTCGACACGCACTTGATGATCGAGGACCCGGACCGCTGGGCGCCCGCCTACGCTGAAGCCGGCGCGAAGTCGGTCACCTTCCACGCGGAGGCCGCGGCCGCGCCGCTACGCCTCGCGCGCGAGCTGCGGGCGATGGGCGTGCGCGCGGGGCTGGGTCTCAAGCCCGCTACCCCCATCGAGCCCTACCTCGACATCCTCGACGAGTTCGACATGATCCTCATCATGACTGTCGAGCCCGGTTTCGGCGGCCAGTCCTTCATCGAGTCGATGATGGCGAAGGTGGCCCGCACCCGCGACGCCGTGAACAAGTCGGGCCTCGACGTGTGGATTCAGGTGGACGGCGGTATTTCGCGGGAGACGATCGAGATCGCGGCCGACGCCGGGGCCGACACGTTCGTTGCCGGATCGGCGGTCTACAAGTCGGAGGACGCCTACGCCGAGGTCGAGGCGCTACGCGAGTTGGCGAGCCGACACACACATTCTCGTTAA
- a CDS encoding helix-turn-helix transcriptional regulator, producing MTDLSLARKIAILTYLGRGAPSLRDLAEHFRTTPARMRRELTELFLFEIWEGGYYEAPVDVEIPQDDDGEVRLNDDSTGMAPSLSLAEVLTLLALIDDLLSAVDAGTRLHLLRLRERIAAAMEGRGYGSALWPAPALNAREITDTLAIAMKKDRLVELVYLKAGPDLHVVENSATVLPAMIATGSRPRLVAGKNGRLRTYRLDRIVSVRVLEAGFAKKARDEIVEAFESDGGFLGEQVTIRCTAEGRWVTETLPVDSFRDLGDRLEIVLTVSSLAWLRTLLVRMGESVLGVEPEHVARQIATQARRYLKED from the coding sequence ATGACTGACCTGTCCCTCGCGCGCAAGATCGCTATCCTGACCTACCTCGGGCGTGGCGCGCCGTCGTTGCGCGACCTCGCCGAGCACTTCCGCACCACACCTGCTCGGATGCGCCGCGAGCTCACCGAGCTCTTCCTCTTCGAGATCTGGGAGGGTGGCTACTACGAGGCCCCCGTCGACGTCGAGATTCCACAGGACGACGACGGCGAGGTTCGGCTGAACGACGATTCGACGGGTATGGCCCCGTCGCTCTCGCTGGCCGAGGTGCTCACGCTCTTGGCCCTTATCGACGACCTGCTTTCCGCCGTCGACGCCGGCACCCGCCTGCACCTCCTGCGCCTGCGTGAACGTATCGCAGCGGCGATGGAGGGGCGCGGCTACGGTTCGGCGCTGTGGCCGGCACCGGCGCTCAACGCCCGCGAAATCACCGATACTCTGGCGATCGCCATGAAGAAGGACAGGCTCGTCGAGCTCGTCTACCTCAAGGCGGGTCCGGATCTGCACGTCGTCGAGAATTCGGCGACCGTCCTCCCGGCGATGATCGCCACCGGTTCACGTCCGCGTTTGGTGGCCGGTAAGAATGGCCGCCTGCGCACCTACCGGCTCGACCGCATCGTCTCCGTCCGGGTCTTGGAGGCGGGCTTTGCTAAGAAGGCGCGCGATGAGATCGTGGAGGCGTTCGAGAGCGATGGCGGCTTTTTGGGGGAGCAGGTGACGATTCGGTGCACGGCGGAGGGCCGCTGGGTCACGGAAACCCTGCCCGTGGATTCCTTCCGCGACCTCGGCGACAGGCTGGAGATCGTGCTGACGGTGAGTTCACTGGCGTGGCTACGCACGTTGCTGGTACGCATGGGAGAATCGGTGCTCGGCGTCGAGCCGGAGCACGTCGCGCGGCAGATCGCCACGCAGGCCCGCCGATATCTGAAGGAGGACTGA
- a CDS encoding transcription antitermination factor NusB: protein MSERPSGWRPGRRQSDAARTAVFEVLTDVETNGAYANIALPKAIRAARLNKQDAAFATNLCYGTLRLQGRWDAILAHCMDREPEPAVGVLLRMGVHQLFALRTPPHAAINETVMLTRHHVGTGASGFVNAVLRQANERSLKEWQVQLKDDHGKAASTGFIADWFSHPRWIVRALSVALVAHGRERRDLISVLKADNEPADVALVARDISINALRSDVGRGHMSCRPGHLVDSALILEGGDPGRVFAVRDGIAGVQDEGSQLVARTFAAAPVDGEDGAWLDMCAGPGGKTATLVALNPAVTIFANELHEHRLDLVADNVAPWADRVQLRLGDGADIGAEQPASFDRVLIDAPCTGIGALRRRPEARWVKAAGDALDLVRLQLSLLESGWEAVRPGGVVGYSTCSPYLPETTGVVETFLAGREDVEVLDARELASSQAKFPIVGAGPYLQLWPDLHASDAMFLALLRKRAR from the coding sequence ATGAGCGAACGTCCATCAGGGTGGCGTCCCGGCCGCAGGCAGAGCGACGCAGCCCGCACCGCCGTCTTCGAGGTCCTCACGGATGTGGAGACGAACGGGGCTTATGCCAACATCGCCCTGCCCAAGGCGATCCGAGCCGCGCGGCTGAACAAGCAGGACGCGGCCTTTGCCACGAACCTGTGCTACGGCACGCTGCGACTGCAGGGGCGTTGGGATGCCATACTCGCCCACTGCATGGACCGTGAACCCGAGCCGGCCGTCGGGGTGCTGTTGAGGATGGGCGTGCACCAGTTGTTCGCCCTACGCACCCCGCCCCACGCCGCGATTAACGAGACCGTCATGCTCACCCGCCACCATGTGGGCACGGGCGCGTCGGGTTTCGTCAACGCCGTCCTACGCCAGGCCAATGAGCGCTCGCTCAAGGAGTGGCAGGTACAGCTCAAGGACGACCACGGCAAGGCCGCCTCGACGGGGTTCATCGCCGACTGGTTTTCCCACCCGCGTTGGATTGTGCGCGCGCTGTCGGTGGCGCTCGTGGCCCACGGCCGAGAGCGCCGGGACCTCATCTCGGTCTTGAAAGCCGACAACGAGCCGGCCGACGTGGCCCTCGTTGCGCGCGACATTTCGATTAACGCGTTGCGCTCCGACGTCGGGCGGGGACACATGAGCTGCCGGCCCGGCCACCTCGTGGACTCGGCCCTCATCCTCGAGGGTGGCGACCCTGGGCGGGTGTTCGCCGTCCGAGACGGAATTGCGGGCGTTCAGGACGAGGGCTCCCAGCTCGTGGCCCGGACCTTCGCCGCCGCCCCCGTCGACGGTGAAGACGGTGCCTGGCTCGACATGTGTGCCGGGCCGGGCGGTAAGACGGCCACCCTCGTGGCGCTCAACCCCGCCGTCACCATCTTCGCCAACGAGCTTCACGAGCACCGCCTGGACCTGGTGGCTGACAACGTGGCACCCTGGGCCGATCGAGTTCAGCTCAGGCTCGGCGACGGCGCCGACATCGGCGCGGAGCAGCCCGCGAGCTTCGACAGGGTGCTCATCGACGCGCCATGTACGGGTATTGGTGCGCTGCGTCGCCGCCCTGAGGCGCGGTGGGTGAAGGCGGCCGGCGACGCCCTCGATCTAGTCCGCCTCCAGCTCTCCCTCCTGGAGTCCGGGTGGGAAGCCGTCCGGCCTGGGGGAGTGGTGGGGTACTCGACCTGCTCGCCCTACCTACCCGAGACCACCGGCGTGGTTGAGACCTTCCTCGCCGGTCGCGAGGATGTGGAGGTGCTCGACGCCCGCGAGCTCGCCTCTTCCCAGGCGAAGTTCCCGATCGTCGGGGCGGGGCCCTACCTCCAGCTGTGGCCAGACCTGCATGCCTCGGACGCCATGTTCCTTGCACTCTTGCGCAAGCGCGCGCGTTAG
- a CDS encoding helix-turn-helix transcriptional regulator produces the protein MKNVRTVSERRFSLLVALRQGHLTARQMLDMPAYRELDPANGQRYLERDIQVLRESGYRIDIDAENRYILADQNILVDGTDVEMSILRSLLGSKATSHALAFAQSAVTKLLSSGEARAGESRLAPRLPRGDAALAIAPAIQRACRIAFDYRSTSSRAASRRVVEPMRLEVHLDAFYLRGYQVSSDSGSGVGMRLFKVDRIVGKVELLDEPITHEAPASFPTTFTPVDAVVRTSRELPLASRASEVRQADGGYELILTAVDRAELYEDLFFYGLDARLVGPPELVADFEARVAHLASLGGEHD, from the coding sequence ATGAAGAATGTGCGCACGGTGAGTGAACGGCGTTTTTCGCTGCTCGTTGCCCTGCGCCAGGGGCATCTGACGGCGCGCCAGATGCTCGACATGCCCGCCTACCGCGAGCTCGACCCGGCCAACGGCCAGCGTTACCTGGAGCGAGATATCCAGGTGTTGCGCGAATCGGGCTACCGGATCGATATCGATGCCGAGAACCGCTACATCTTGGCGGATCAGAACATCCTTGTGGACGGCACGGACGTGGAGATGAGCATCCTGCGCTCGCTCCTGGGCTCGAAGGCGACCTCACATGCGCTGGCTTTTGCGCAGTCCGCCGTGACCAAGCTGCTCTCCTCAGGCGAGGCGAGGGCCGGGGAGTCCCGGCTCGCCCCTCGCCTTCCGCGCGGTGACGCCGCGCTCGCCATCGCCCCGGCGATTCAACGCGCGTGCCGCATCGCCTTTGACTACCGTTCGACGTCGAGTCGGGCCGCCTCCCGCCGCGTCGTCGAGCCGATGCGGCTCGAGGTTCACCTCGACGCGTTCTACCTGCGCGGCTACCAGGTCAGTAGCGATTCGGGTAGCGGTGTCGGGATGCGTCTGTTCAAGGTCGACCGGATCGTCGGCAAGGTCGAGCTACTTGACGAACCGATCACACACGAGGCCCCGGCGAGCTTCCCCACGACGTTCACGCCGGTCGACGCCGTCGTGCGCACCTCGCGTGAGCTTCCGCTCGCCTCCCGGGCGAGCGAGGTGCGACAGGCCGACGGGGGCTACGAGCTCATTCTCACCGCGGTGGATCGCGCCGAACTCTATGAGGACCTCTTCTTCTACGGCCTAGACGCCCGCCTTGTAGGTCCACCCGAGCTCGTGGCCGATTTCGAGGCGAGGGTGGCTCACCTCGCTAGCCTCGGAGGTGAGCATGACTGA
- the hisG gene encoding ATP phosphoribosyltransferase, protein MLRIAVPNKGSLSDPASRMLAEAGYRQRRESRELVLVDEDNDVEFFYIRPRDVAVYVGAGTVDVGITGRDLLVDSQAGAVEHRGLGFARATFRFAAPGGETMTIADLDGKRIATSYDSLVSSYLAERGIQATVVHLDGAVESSVRLGVADAIADVVETGSTLRAAGMAVFGEPLLRSEAILIRRADQEVGHDLRILDGRLEGVIMARNYVLMDYDIQRDRLEQAVTLTPGYQSPTVSPLHDEDWVAVRAMVERKKMNAVMDDLHDVGARGILVTPILTSRI, encoded by the coding sequence ATGCTTCGCATCGCCGTGCCCAATAAGGGCTCCCTGTCCGATCCCGCCTCGCGCATGCTCGCTGAGGCCGGCTACCGTCAGCGTCGCGAGTCGCGCGAGCTTGTGCTCGTTGATGAGGACAACGATGTTGAGTTCTTCTACATCCGCCCTCGCGACGTGGCGGTCTATGTCGGCGCCGGCACGGTCGACGTCGGCATCACCGGCCGTGACCTTCTGGTCGACTCGCAGGCGGGCGCGGTCGAGCACCGCGGTTTGGGCTTCGCCCGCGCAACATTCCGATTCGCCGCCCCCGGCGGGGAGACGATGACGATCGCCGACCTGGACGGAAAGCGCATCGCCACCTCCTACGACTCGCTGGTCAGCAGCTACCTGGCCGAGCGCGGAATCCAGGCGACTGTGGTCCATCTGGACGGCGCGGTGGAGAGCTCGGTGCGGCTCGGGGTCGCGGACGCGATCGCCGACGTCGTTGAGACGGGTTCGACGTTGCGGGCGGCGGGCATGGCCGTGTTCGGCGAGCCGTTGCTGCGCTCGGAGGCGATCCTCATCCGCCGCGCGGATCAGGAAGTCGGCCACGACTTACGCATTCTCGACGGCCGCCTCGAGGGCGTCATCATGGCGCGCAACTACGTGCTCATGGACTACGACATCCAGCGTGATCGCTTGGAGCAGGCCGTCACGCTCACCCCCGGTTACCAGTCGCCTACGGTCTCGCCACTCCACGACGAGGACTGGGTGGCCGTGCGGGCGATGGTGGAGCGCAAGAAGATGAACGCCGTCATGGACGATCTTCACGACGTCGGGGCGCGTGGCATCCTCGTCACCCCGATCCTGACTTCGCGCATCTAG
- a CDS encoding ABC transporter substrate-binding protein produces the protein MKKLLALLALLALTSCSGGPDTAPTSPSVESPAAHSDDAGAAALTIGLTYIPDVQFAPVYVALEKGYFADEGLEVTIRHHGAQESLLGALQSGEEDVVFAGGDEMMQARSTGVDVVNWATMYQRYPVVLIAKADSGITSPADLAGKTVGLPGPYGENYFGLLAMQKAYGLEDMQVDYIGYTQSAALSSGQVDAIIGFTNNDAVSMRHAGIDVVEMPLVEGNLPLVGVGLGSINVEPETMSKVLSAMEKATADASADLDGTLDIVESYVPTLAEPDQRELAGEVLKATLKLYTGGESFGAQDERAWEAMSGFLEETGVLEKPVSATDAYTLDVLKARTK, from the coding sequence ATGAAGAAGCTACTGGCGCTGCTGGCGCTGCTGGCGTTGACGTCCTGCTCGGGCGGGCCGGACACCGCCCCGACCTCCCCGTCGGTTGAGAGCCCCGCCGCGCACTCCGATGACGCCGGCGCCGCCGCCCTCACGATCGGCCTGACCTACATCCCCGACGTTCAGTTCGCCCCGGTCTACGTGGCGCTCGAGAAGGGCTACTTCGCCGACGAGGGCCTGGAGGTAACCATCCGCCACCACGGCGCGCAAGAGTCCCTCCTCGGTGCGCTGCAGTCTGGCGAGGAGGACGTCGTCTTCGCGGGCGGGGACGAGATGATGCAGGCGCGAAGCACCGGCGTCGACGTCGTGAACTGGGCGACGATGTACCAGCGCTACCCGGTGGTTCTCATCGCGAAGGCCGATTCGGGGATCACCTCACCCGCGGACCTCGCGGGCAAGACGGTGGGTCTGCCCGGCCCATACGGCGAGAACTATTTCGGTCTGCTCGCCATGCAGAAGGCTTACGGGTTGGAGGATATGCAGGTCGATTACATCGGCTACACCCAGTCGGCGGCGCTGAGCTCGGGTCAGGTGGACGCCATCATCGGGTTCACCAATAACGACGCCGTCTCCATGCGTCACGCTGGAATCGACGTGGTCGAGATGCCGTTGGTCGAGGGCAACCTGCCGCTTGTCGGCGTCGGGCTGGGATCGATCAACGTCGAGCCGGAGACGATGTCGAAGGTGCTTTCCGCGATGGAGAAGGCGACCGCCGACGCCTCCGCGGATCTTGACGGCACGCTGGACATTGTGGAGAGCTACGTGCCCACGCTCGCCGAACCCGACCAACGCGAGCTCGCCGGCGAGGTGCTCAAGGCTACCCTGAAGCTGTACACCGGCGGAGAGTCGTTCGGCGCGCAGGACGAACGGGCCTGGGAGGCCATGTCGGGCTTCCTTGAGGAGACCGGCGTGCTCGAAAAGCCCGTGTCCGCTACCGACGCCTACACGCTCGACGTTCTTAAAGCACGGACTAAGTGA